CAATAACTTTGTTGTTAAGGCCCAGACCTCCAGGTAATTATCTGAGGATTAAATCTCCCTTGAATCCTTTACTTTTCATTTCATTCAGATAATTGAGCTCTTCCAGAAATTTCAGAGTCTCCCTGGCATTTTCTATTTTTTTCTTTGCTTCTTTCAGAGCAGCACTGACTCTTGGCTGAGATATACCAAGTAGTTTTGAAATTTCCTCCTGAGAATAGCCAAGAGTGTGATATTTAAAAATTTCAGCCTGTCTGTAAGTTAATATGCCAACTTTCATAATAGTTTAGGGTTATACCGGGGCTAGTATAAAAATGTTTTTGTGCATATAAACGGAAAACTTTAAATATTAAAAGCTGAGTAATAGTTTTTTATAAGTAAAATATAACAAAAAAATATTATGAGGTGAAATGAATGACAATTGAAAACCCAATGGATGCCCCATGGCTACATAGCAAGAATTTTGAAGGAAAGTATGAGGAAGAGCTTACTGATGAAGATATAGCTTTCTGGGAAGAGAGAGAGAAGCTGGGACTTATTGTTGATGACGTACCTGGTGGAACAGATGTCTCAATACCAATAAGAGTTGACTATATGAATGGAGACTACCACAAAGGCTACGACCTTATGAAGAAAAATAAGATTCCTCTAAAGTACAAGACTGTGATGACAGTTCCTCCCTTCCATGCCACAATCCACGTCTTCCCACCAGACGGTGTAAAGGCAATGAAGCTTTTCAGAGAAGCAGGCATCACAATGTACAAAGTTAAGCCAACATTCTAAGCTGGTTTATCTCCTTTTCTATTTTTCATATAATATCTTTCTTCTTGCTTCAAGCATGAGTTCTTCTTTTCCTGAATATAGTGCTGCACTTAAAAATTCGCATCCTTTCTGTCTGCATGCTTCTGATACCTCATTCATATAATCTCTCCACCTGAGGTCTCTCAGAAGATGGTGGTCAAGAATAAGAGTATTAACCTGAGTATTTTCAACAATCTTAAGAAGATTTTTTATAGAAGCCTGAAGACTTGCCCCCGAGTATCTATAACCCAGCATATAGGTCATGGGCCCATCAATGTATGTAATTTTGGGGTTACAGTCCAGAATAAACTCTGCCTGCTCTTTTATACCCGGTCCCTCAACATCACTTGAGAATAAAAAGCTCTGCCTTCCTTCTTTTATGAATACCTCAACAACATAACCAAGCTTCGGCGATGTACCGTGAAATACTGCCTTGGAAAAAATTATCTCAGTGCTGCCTTTTTTGAAGTTTTTGTTATCACAATATTCGACATGAACTTTTTCCTGCTGTAGCTTTGAGAGGAAATATTCTGCTCGTTTCTTCTGGCTGAGATTTATATTTTCTGTCGGGTGCTTGACGAAAAGCTTCTTTCCTTTCAGTATATCAATCTCGGCAGGGTTATAGTGGTCATAGTGGTAGTGAGTTATTACCACCATGTCACTCCTGGCAGCATATTCTCTGATTTCTCTCCAGTCTTCTTCCATTTTTTCTATTTCCAGGGGATGGGGAGGCAGACCATTACGTTTAGGGCCAAGAGCCACAGCAGGGTCTATAATTACCTTCAGGTCCCGTGTCTCTACAAAAGTCGCCATGCTCCTCGTGCCCATGGAATCACTGGCTATTAGAATTATTCTCATATTGAATATAACTGATAGGGAGTAATTTAAAGTACCTGTTATATATACAACTAATTATTATAATATAACAATTATCACTGGTGAGAATGGTAATAAATTACTTATAAAATAATTAACCATATCCTACAGAAGAAGTCGGAGGTGTAAAAATGGTAGTAGAAATGATGATTGGGAAGGCAATTACGCCATTCTTGTTTGCTGGTGCATTCGTGTTGATGGCATTGGGAGCATACCATATGAATCCAAGTAGAAGTAAAATATCTGGTGTTGCAACCGGAATAGTGGCCCTGGTAGGCGGAATCTTTATGATTATAAATGTAGTTATGTTTCAGTCTTCGTCTAATCTAATGGGAACCATGGGTCCCATATCGAATTACATGGCAGGACTTGGTGTGCTATATGGGCTGTTTTTCACTATGATAGGACTTATACTGATAATTGGTGCTAAACTTCATGTCATGGCACCGATAGCTATTGTGGTTGGCTGGATAACGCTGGCATATGCTGTATTTTTCAACATGGCAATGAACATGATTTTCCCTGGTGGTAACTGGATATACCTTGCTTCAGTAGCTTATATGTGGTTCATTGCAATGAACATAGCCGGGTTTTCTATGGCTGGCAAGGTTCCAGAGAGGTTTAATGGTGGATTCCTTATGTGGTCTTCGTTATACACATTTGCGATACCAGGAATCATGATGGCACTGGCAATTGTACACTAAGGAGGTAAAAGAATGAGTAGTATGGGTACATTGATGGGGATTGAAGTAATAATAGTCATTATTGGTTATATTGTGGCTTATTACGTCTACAGAGCTGTTCTTGGAAATGAGGACATAGATGCCAGTAGTGACGGAGCAGGTATAGCCAGACTGTTCAAAGAGCAGTTGAAATAATTCTCTTCTTTTTTTATTTTATTTTCATACAATCTAGATGGTAATAGAGTTGTGCTATAGTATACAAAGGCAATATTTTTAACCTTACAGGTAGATATCTTTGGGATGTACAAGAGTGAGATAATTCAACTTCACCAGCTTCTTGTCAATCTTATGAAATTTCTTGTAGATAATGGCATACCCAGAGAAAAGTTCTCAGAATATCTCAACCTAACCATAAGCCCCCACCATATTTACAAGACAAAGAATGAACATAAGAAGGCTGTTTTTCTTCTTGCCAATGAGATATCAAATGTCCTGGCTGATAGCAATGAGATTGTACCTACAGGAGTTGCCAGGAGAATCGAATATATCTGGGACAGATTGAAAGAAGATGATTAATTTATCCAAGAATTTCCTTTTTCAAAGCAGGTAGGAAAGTTCCCACATCAGTAACCACACCCAGAGCCTGGGCAGTACCCCTGTCGGTGAGCTTTGTAACTGTGGCAGGGTTTATATCCACACATATGGTTTTCACCCTGCTGGGCAATATATTGCCAACTGCAATACTGTGAAGCATTGAGCTTAGCATGAGCACAAGTCCAACACCTTCAAGCCTGCTCCTCATAGCTTTCTGTGCTTCAATAACATCCGTTATAACCTCCGGCAATGGACCATCATCACGAATACTTCCAGCCAGAACAAAGGGAATATTATTCTTTATTAGCTCATTCATTATTCCAGCTCTGAGCTTTCCCTGCCTGACGAGATTCTCAATACTCCCTGCCTGCATAACTTCATTGATAGCATAGAGATGGTGTCTGTGGCCTCCTTCTTCCTGTTTTCCTGTTTTAAGATTTATTCCAAGGGAAGTGCCAAAGAGCTGACTCTCTATGTCATGCACAGCAACAGCATTACCTGCGAAGAAGACATCCACATAGCCAGCTTTAATGAGAGAAGCAAGAGCCTTTGCAGCACTGGTATGCACCACAGCAGGTCCGGCCACAACAAGAATTTTCTTTCCCTCCTCTTTTACCTCCTTTATGGTTTCAGCAATATTTTTTATTAAAATCTCCACAGGCTTCTCTGAACTCACACTGCTCTTCATAAACTCGAACATAGAGTAGCTTCTTGGTCGTTCGGGAGGTTCAACTCTTATTCCCCTGTTTCCGACTACAACAAGGTCACCCTTCTTTATAT
The archaeon BMS3Bbin15 DNA segment above includes these coding regions:
- a CDS encoding putative transcriptional regulator, translated to MKVGILTYRQAEIFKYHTLGYSQEEISKLLGISQPRVSAALKEAKKKIENARETLKFLEELNYLNEMKSKGFKGDLILR
- a CDS encoding hypothetical protein (LOR/SDH bifunctional enzyme conserved region), whose product is MVAVKEIELEGHIIDSLILPKAFDAIMDAGGDFDVLEFQIGKHKSDTSYARILIKADSREQLDYILSELLKIGAKIPEVEEVRLRLAPKDRTLPEGFYSTTNHPTYVLISGEWVGVENIEMDVAIVVDTENKSARGKPISDIKKGDLVVVGNRGIRVEPPERPRSYSMFEFMKSSVSSEKPVEILIKNIAETIKEVKEEGKKILVVAGPAVVHTSAAKALASLIKAGYVDVFFAGNAVAVHDIESQLFGTSLGINLKTGKQEEGGHRHHLYAINEVMQAGSIENLVRQGKLRAGIMNELIKNNIPFVLAGSIRDDGPLPEVITDVIEAQKAMRSRLEGVGLVLMLSSMLHSIAVGNILPSRVKTICVDINPATVTKLTDRGTAQALGVVTDVGTFLPALKKEILG